The Pseudoalteromonas spongiae UST010723-006 genome window below encodes:
- the norR gene encoding nitric oxide reductase transcriptional regulator NorR encodes MAINSLTLVEFAKAQVTSLDNQDRFEQLLQTLATVIECEAIALLALRGEVLKPLAIKGLTPDTLGRRFVISEHPRFAAICNAKAAVRFAASSPLPDPYDGLVADHPGDLPIHACMGLPLYFAERLIGILTFDSLKPNAFDDLGQDKLDALAAIAAATLKIALTLDELEQRNSRSHLLMAELSQEAIARDGNELIGDSQAMVKLKQEVNLVAASPFSVLIQGETGVGKELIARRLHLQSSRADKPLVYVNCAALPENLIESELFGHVKGAFTGADKNRAGKFVLADGGTLFLDEVGELPLAAQSKLLRALQSNEIQPVGQDDIHYVDVRVIAATNRDLADEVNNGNFRADLFHRLSVYPVNIPPLRARNGDIALLAGYFVEQSRRKLGLQQLKIAKDVLPYLNAYHWPGNVRELEHVISRAALKASVNTQSTIVTINPVDCGELVRELAIDGTSSDEPKANPIQTQQFLLKPDESLKQATERFQSEMIRNTLSNHNGNWSAAARELNTDRANLTRLAKRLGISVTKQIS; translated from the coding sequence ATGGCAATTAACTCTTTAACCTTAGTAGAATTTGCAAAAGCCCAAGTGACCAGTCTCGATAATCAAGACAGATTTGAACAGCTGTTGCAAACCCTTGCGACGGTGATTGAGTGCGAGGCCATTGCGCTTTTGGCACTGCGTGGGGAAGTATTAAAACCACTTGCGATTAAAGGGCTTACACCCGACACGCTCGGCAGGCGCTTTGTTATTAGCGAGCATCCGCGTTTTGCAGCAATTTGTAATGCCAAAGCAGCTGTGCGTTTCGCAGCATCGAGTCCCTTACCCGACCCGTATGATGGCCTAGTTGCTGATCACCCCGGTGATTTACCAATTCATGCTTGTATGGGCCTACCACTATATTTTGCCGAACGTTTGATTGGCATTTTGACCTTTGACTCTTTAAAGCCGAACGCCTTTGACGATTTAGGCCAAGACAAGCTTGATGCCTTAGCAGCCATCGCTGCAGCCACCTTAAAAATTGCCCTCACACTCGATGAATTAGAGCAGCGTAATTCGCGCTCACATTTACTAATGGCAGAGCTTAGCCAAGAAGCCATCGCCCGTGATGGCAACGAATTAATTGGCGACAGCCAAGCCATGGTAAAGCTTAAACAAGAGGTTAATTTGGTCGCTGCATCACCGTTTAGCGTGCTTATTCAAGGTGAAACAGGCGTAGGTAAAGAGCTTATTGCACGGCGCTTACACTTACAATCAAGCCGCGCCGATAAACCTTTGGTGTATGTAAACTGCGCTGCTCTGCCTGAAAACTTAATTGAAAGCGAATTATTTGGCCATGTGAAAGGCGCCTTTACCGGTGCCGATAAAAATCGCGCAGGTAAATTTGTGTTGGCCGATGGCGGCACTCTATTTTTAGATGAAGTGGGCGAACTGCCACTCGCAGCGCAAAGTAAACTACTACGCGCACTGCAATCCAATGAAATACAACCCGTTGGCCAAGATGATATTCATTATGTTGATGTGCGGGTTATCGCCGCTACTAATCGTGATTTAGCAGACGAAGTAAATAACGGAAACTTTCGCGCCGATTTATTTCACCGCTTAAGCGTTTACCCCGTTAACATTCCACCACTGCGTGCTCGAAATGGCGATATTGCCTTGTTGGCAGGCTATTTTGTCGAGCAATCGCGCCGCAAACTTGGCTTGCAACAGCTTAAAATAGCCAAAGACGTGCTGCCCTATTTAAATGCCTATCACTGGCCGGGCAATGTGCGCGAACTAGAGCATGTGATAAGTCGCGCGGCACTTAAAGCATCGGTAAATACCCAATCAACCATAGTGACAATCAACCCGGTTGATTGTGGTGAGTTAGTCAGAGAGCTTGCAATTGACGGCACAAGTAGCGATGAGCCAAAGGCTAACCCAATTCAAACGCAGCAATTTTTGCTAAAACCAGATGAAAGTTTAAAACAGGCCACAGAGCGTTTTCAAAGTGAAATGATACGAAACACCTTGTCTAACCATAATGGAAATTGGTCAGCGGCAGCACGAGAACTTAACACCGACCGCGCTAACTTAACCCGCCTTGCAAAACGGTTAGGCATTAGTGTGACAAAGCAGATTAGTTGA
- a CDS encoding metal-dependent hydrolase family protein: MLKLRLILLLLLFAPALMQAKNSQIVIINNVNVFDGKNEKLTKNASVVITKNLITAITQDPLNIDNAVVIDGKGRTLMPGLIDMHWHSAYASIPMQVGLNSEHAYHLLVGAKSNEKVLMRGFTSVRDVGGNVFSLAKLTDAGVYSGPRIFPSGPAISQTSGHTDFRPATAVPANTHDKLVYMEQIGHVIVADGVPEVLKRTREALRMGASQIKINSGGGVSSSFDPLDVNQFTFEETKAAVDAANDWNTYVATHTFTDEATRRALDAGVMSIEHGHLLSEKTLKLMKKKGAYLSMQPILDDEDGISFPEGSFSHQKYLTVTEGTNHVYKLARKVGVKIVFGTDTLFDPELAEKQGKQLAKLSRWFTPVEALRQATSIAGELLALSGPRSPYPLGKLGVIEKGAYADLILVNGNPLEDLDLVANPEKNFDLIMKDGKIFKNTLN, encoded by the coding sequence ATGTTGAAACTTAGGCTAATACTGTTATTACTTCTCTTTGCACCCGCATTGATGCAAGCAAAAAACAGTCAGATTGTAATAATTAACAATGTAAATGTTTTTGATGGTAAAAATGAAAAGCTTACCAAGAACGCCTCGGTTGTGATTACAAAAAATTTAATTACTGCAATCACGCAAGATCCTTTAAACATAGATAATGCTGTGGTTATTGACGGAAAAGGCCGAACATTAATGCCTGGCTTAATTGATATGCACTGGCATTCTGCATACGCAAGTATTCCAATGCAAGTAGGGCTTAATTCCGAACATGCTTATCATTTACTGGTTGGTGCTAAAAGTAATGAAAAAGTGCTTATGAGAGGTTTTACTTCGGTTCGCGATGTTGGAGGTAATGTTTTTTCATTGGCAAAACTTACTGATGCTGGTGTCTATTCAGGCCCTCGTATATTTCCTTCTGGGCCAGCGATTAGTCAGACTTCTGGGCATACAGATTTTAGACCAGCTACCGCGGTCCCTGCTAATACTCATGACAAACTAGTGTACATGGAACAAATTGGTCATGTGATCGTTGCTGACGGCGTGCCAGAAGTACTCAAACGAACCAGAGAAGCGTTGCGGATGGGAGCCTCACAAATAAAAATCAACTCTGGCGGCGGAGTGTCATCAAGTTTTGATCCACTGGATGTGAATCAATTTACATTTGAAGAAACAAAAGCCGCAGTTGATGCTGCGAACGACTGGAATACCTATGTTGCTACACACACATTTACAGATGAAGCGACTCGAAGAGCACTAGACGCAGGCGTAATGAGTATCGAGCATGGCCACCTTTTAAGTGAAAAAACATTAAAGTTAATGAAGAAAAAAGGGGCATATTTAAGTATGCAACCTATTTTAGATGACGAGGATGGGATCAGTTTTCCAGAGGGCTCATTCAGTCACCAAAAATATCTGACGGTGACAGAAGGCACTAATCATGTTTATAAGCTGGCACGAAAAGTAGGTGTCAAAATTGTGTTTGGTACAGATACTTTGTTCGACCCTGAACTTGCTGAAAAGCAAGGCAAACAGCTAGCAAAATTGTCGCGCTGGTTTACCCCTGTCGAAGCTCTGCGCCAAGCCACTTCAATAGCTGGAGAATTATTGGCTTTATCTGGCCCGCGGTCTCCATATCCGCTCGGTAAACTTGGCGTGATTGAAAAAGGGGCTTACGCAGATCTGATATTAGTGAACGGTAATCCGCTTGAAGATTTAGATTTAGTTGCCAATCCTGAAAAAAACTTCGATTTGATAATGAAAGACGGAAAGATCTTTAAAAACACGCTTAATTAA
- a CDS encoding TetR/AcrR family transcriptional regulator, whose product MSLEQILNAKPLSERGKKILAVAQMLFLEHGYDNTSLEMIISESGGSRRNIYSEFGNKEKLLLAVIREKAEVQVGTLLNIDYDLPPQQALSQVCYGFAQGFLSETMVKLFRLVTNIVPKLPEVGELIYHFGPLRGSIPLAKYLTHLHQQNMLDVDDAEYAAKLLIEMIKGRLHIKAVLLPNEPISDQEVQEHVDKAVARFLKAYKVV is encoded by the coding sequence TTGAGTTTAGAACAAATTTTAAATGCAAAACCGTTATCAGAGCGCGGTAAAAAAATCCTCGCAGTAGCACAAATGCTATTTTTAGAACATGGTTACGACAATACCTCGCTTGAAATGATTATTAGCGAATCGGGCGGCTCAAGGCGCAATATTTACAGTGAGTTTGGTAATAAAGAAAAGCTACTGCTTGCTGTTATTCGTGAAAAAGCCGAAGTGCAAGTGGGCACTTTGCTTAATATCGATTACGACTTGCCGCCGCAACAAGCGCTTAGTCAGGTGTGTTATGGTTTTGCTCAAGGCTTTTTATCAGAGACTATGGTGAAGTTGTTCCGCTTAGTGACCAATATTGTGCCCAAGCTGCCGGAAGTAGGTGAATTGATTTATCACTTTGGCCCGTTACGAGGCAGTATTCCGCTAGCGAAATATTTAACCCATTTGCACCAACAAAACATGCTCGATGTCGACGACGCCGAATATGCCGCAAAGCTATTAATCGAAATGATCAAAGGGCGTTTGCACATTAAAGCCGTATTGCTACCAAACGAACCAATTAGCGATCAAGAAGTGCAAGAACATGTTGATAAAGCCGTCGCCCGTTTTTTAAAAGCGTATAAAGTGGTTTAA
- a CDS encoding efflux RND transporter periplasmic adaptor subunit — protein sequence MRLLYVVACIITLVGCSKEIEHSEPPIRPIAWTAVKTSNFEQVRTLSGIVAPVENASLSFEVNGKVEKVFVKLGDTVSKGQPLAKLNQLTFQLSFESASAQVKQAEATLQEAQNEYERYKTLSEQGLVSKSGFDNSKSAFESAKSAVDVANAQLNIARKNVQDSELLAPYDGVITKRLIEPSQQVAAGQSVFEIEGQHGFEVRVMVPESIIHDLNSDMTLKVTYPVMPQLSMKGHISEKGTRAESANAFPVTVILDEENSVLRAGMTAEVEFVYQGIGRTGFTGPSIRIPVSSLGADVKQKSYVFVFDPNTQLLEKRFVQTENVINNQVIISNGLKDDEIIATAGIAFLRDGQKVSLLDNAVQRFN from the coding sequence ATGCGTTTACTTTACGTTGTTGCGTGTATTATCACGCTTGTTGGCTGTTCAAAAGAAATAGAACACTCTGAACCTCCTATCCGCCCAATCGCATGGACAGCGGTAAAAACCTCAAATTTTGAACAAGTGCGCACGCTTTCGGGCATTGTTGCCCCCGTTGAAAATGCCAGCTTAAGCTTTGAAGTAAACGGTAAAGTTGAAAAGGTGTTTGTGAAATTAGGTGATACGGTGAGTAAAGGCCAACCCCTTGCCAAGCTTAATCAACTTACGTTTCAATTAAGTTTTGAATCAGCATCAGCGCAGGTGAAACAAGCCGAAGCAACACTGCAAGAAGCGCAAAATGAATATGAGCGATACAAAACGCTGAGCGAACAAGGTTTAGTGTCAAAATCAGGTTTTGATAATTCGAAATCAGCGTTTGAATCTGCCAAAAGTGCCGTAGATGTAGCAAATGCTCAGCTCAATATTGCCCGCAAAAACGTACAAGATAGTGAATTACTAGCACCTTACGATGGGGTTATCACCAAACGTTTAATTGAACCCTCACAACAAGTTGCCGCTGGCCAATCTGTATTTGAAATTGAAGGACAACACGGCTTTGAAGTACGTGTAATGGTGCCTGAAAGCATAATCCATGACTTAAACAGCGATATGACCTTAAAAGTAACCTACCCTGTAATGCCACAACTGTCGATGAAAGGGCATATTTCAGAAAAAGGCACCCGCGCTGAATCTGCCAATGCATTCCCTGTTACAGTTATTTTAGATGAAGAAAATTCGGTGCTACGTGCCGGTATGACTGCCGAAGTAGAGTTTGTTTATCAAGGGATTGGCCGTACAGGCTTTACAGGGCCAAGTATTCGTATTCCGGTAAGTAGTCTAGGGGCCGATGTGAAGCAAAAATCCTATGTTTTTGTTTTTGACCCTAACACGCAACTGTTAGAAAAACGCTTTGTGCAAACCGAAAACGTTATTAATAACCAAGTGATTATTTCGAATGGATTAAAAGACGACGAGATTATTGCTACAGCTGGCATTGCGTTTTTGCGCGACGGGCAAAAAGTATCGCTGCTTGATAACGCCGTGCAGCGTTTTAACTAA
- a CDS encoding efflux RND transporter permease subunit, translating into MNITALAFNYKKPVLLVVALLMLNGIFAYFTLPAQEDPTITIREAIVSTQFPGMAPDRVEQLITRKLEEEIRKIPEVKEIKSSSSTGLSTIHVKIYDRYFNLDNIWQDLRNKVNNAQGKLPQGTLPSYVNDEFGDVSVITLALTADGFDMDEMYDIAQHIRDTLYGVEGTKKIEILGAKAERIYLEASNAKLAQLGISPLALISELQKQNIVQSGGRVDTGSRSFIIEPTGNFNSIPDIENTYITIPGTEDFIALKDIVTIKKGYIDPPDKLAYFNGKPAIFFANAMLPEYNILEFAPRFKTKIAEIEHTLPIGYQLDIATYQADQVEKTVKGVSINVLQTLAIVLVVVILFLGLRTGLIVGAIVPLVMLVTLAIMQYSGIKLERMSLATLIISLGLLVDNGIVIAEDFKRRLEQGIDRYKAMVQGCKELAVPLLSSSATTILFFLPLMLAEHVAGEYTRSISLVILITLLSSWVLALTVTPILSYYFIKVPKTTSSDSNEFGKLTSYYAKYEQFLHWVLKHKALFMAAMFILFIGAGASMKFVAKQFFPNSDRTQVLVNIDLPRGTSSRETNRQMQEIFTWFNNKEQFDYIESFSGYVGFSGPRFVLSLNPEDPAENKGFIVLNVTPETDIASRVLELDTQIEARFPNVSARVRKMFLGPSDSSILKVQVKGPDKEVIYQKAQEVMAVLNAAPNSLNVRTDWENLITKISVKVDQHRAKRAGLTSSEIAQALESYFSGGVITNFRDQDEIIPIVLRAGENERNSLDRLRTLNIYSEKSGRAVPLFQVADFEPINQFSIIHHEDMFRTISIEARNTKLSAEDFKALVDEQIQLLKHDLPVNHTIEYDGVIKESKAGQKALSANMPMVLGFIIILLVAQFNSFRKAMVISLTIPLSFIGAVIGLLLMQAPFGFMVTLGLYSLAGIIINNAIVLIDRIAIEQAEGKSEYQAIIDACLTRLRPIAMTTITTMMGLLPLIIGKDPLFYGMACVIAFGLGVGTVLTLGVVPALYAGFYRVKK; encoded by the coding sequence ATGAATATTACCGCTTTGGCGTTTAATTATAAAAAACCCGTATTACTTGTGGTGGCACTATTAATGCTAAACGGCATTTTTGCCTACTTCACCCTGCCAGCACAAGAAGATCCTACTATTACTATTCGTGAAGCCATTGTCAGCACACAATTTCCGGGCATGGCGCCGGACCGTGTTGAGCAATTAATAACGCGAAAATTAGAAGAAGAAATTCGCAAAATTCCGGAAGTAAAAGAGATTAAGTCGTCATCTTCAACTGGACTTTCGACTATTCACGTAAAAATTTATGACCGATACTTTAACCTCGACAATATTTGGCAAGACTTACGTAATAAGGTGAATAATGCCCAAGGCAAACTGCCACAAGGCACCTTACCGTCTTATGTAAATGATGAGTTTGGTGATGTATCGGTGATCACCCTTGCGCTGACTGCCGATGGCTTTGATATGGACGAAATGTACGATATTGCGCAGCATATTCGCGACACCCTTTACGGTGTTGAAGGCACTAAAAAAATTGAGATTTTAGGCGCCAAAGCCGAGCGCATTTACCTTGAAGCGTCAAACGCAAAATTGGCGCAACTTGGCATTTCGCCACTAGCACTCATTAGCGAGCTGCAAAAGCAAAATATAGTGCAGTCAGGTGGTCGTGTTGATACTGGTAGCCGCAGCTTTATTATTGAACCAACGGGTAATTTTAATAGCATTCCAGACATTGAAAATACCTATATTACCATTCCCGGAACCGAGGATTTCATTGCCCTAAAAGACATCGTCACGATTAAAAAAGGTTATATCGACCCACCTGATAAATTGGCGTATTTTAATGGTAAACCAGCGATTTTCTTCGCTAATGCGATGTTGCCTGAATACAACATCTTAGAGTTTGCACCGCGTTTTAAAACCAAAATTGCGGAGATTGAACACACATTACCCATTGGTTATCAACTCGATATTGCCACCTATCAGGCCGACCAAGTTGAAAAAACAGTGAAAGGGGTATCAATTAATGTACTGCAAACACTGGCGATAGTGCTTGTTGTGGTAATTCTTTTCTTAGGGCTTCGCACCGGCTTAATTGTGGGTGCTATTGTGCCACTGGTGATGCTGGTAACCCTTGCCATTATGCAATACAGCGGTATTAAGCTTGAGCGCATGAGCTTGGCTACGCTTATCATTTCACTTGGTTTATTGGTTGATAACGGCATTGTTATTGCCGAAGATTTTAAACGCCGTTTAGAACAAGGCATCGACCGCTACAAAGCTATGGTGCAAGGATGTAAAGAGCTGGCAGTTCCGCTACTTAGCTCGTCAGCCACCACCATTTTATTCTTTTTACCGCTAATGCTGGCGGAGCATGTTGCGGGCGAATACACGCGTTCTATTTCATTGGTGATTTTAATTACCTTGCTAAGCAGTTGGGTATTAGCGCTGACAGTAACGCCAATTTTAAGTTACTACTTTATTAAAGTGCCAAAAACGACCAGCAGCGATAGCAATGAATTTGGCAAACTAACCAGCTACTATGCGAAATACGAGCAGTTTTTACATTGGGTGTTAAAACACAAAGCCCTGTTTATGGCGGCGATGTTTATACTGTTTATTGGCGCTGGCGCATCAATGAAATTTGTTGCCAAACAGTTTTTCCCCAATTCAGATCGTACTCAAGTACTCGTTAACATCGATTTACCGCGCGGTACGTCATCACGCGAAACCAATCGCCAAATGCAGGAAATTTTCACTTGGTTTAATAACAAAGAGCAGTTTGACTATATTGAAAGCTTCTCAGGCTATGTTGGTTTTAGCGGCCCGCGTTTTGTACTCTCACTCAATCCGGAAGACCCTGCTGAAAATAAAGGCTTTATTGTACTAAATGTTACGCCAGAAACAGATATTGCCTCGCGGGTGTTAGAACTTGATACACAAATTGAAGCACGCTTTCCCAATGTGTCAGCACGTGTGCGCAAAATGTTCTTAGGGCCGTCGGATTCGTCTATTTTAAAAGTGCAGGTAAAAGGCCCTGATAAAGAAGTTATTTACCAAAAAGCACAAGAAGTAATGGCTGTTTTAAATGCCGCGCCGAACTCATTGAACGTGCGTACCGATTGGGAAAATTTGATTACTAAAATCTCGGTTAAAGTGGATCAGCACCGTGCAAAACGTGCAGGGCTTACCTCAAGCGAAATCGCACAAGCCCTAGAGAGCTACTTTAGCGGCGGTGTAATTACTAACTTCCGCGATCAAGATGAAATTATTCCAATTGTGCTGCGCGCCGGTGAAAACGAGCGTAATAGCCTAGATAGATTGCGTACGTTAAATATTTACTCTGAAAAATCAGGCCGTGCCGTACCGCTTTTTCAAGTTGCTGACTTTGAGCCGATTAATCAGTTTTCGATTATTCATCATGAAGATATGTTTCGCACCATTAGCATTGAAGCGCGTAACACTAAGCTTTCTGCGGAAGATTTTAAAGCCCTTGTCGATGAGCAAATTCAGCTGCTTAAACACGACTTACCGGTTAATCACACCATTGAATACGACGGTGTAATTAAAGAGTCAAAGGCGGGACAAAAGGCACTGAGTGCTAATATGCCGATGGTACTTGGCTTTATTATTATTTTATTGGTCGCGCAGTTTAATTCATTTAGAAAAGCCATGGTGATTTCACTTACTATTCCGCTTTCATTTATTGGTGCGGTGATAGGTTTATTATTAATGCAAGCGCCCTTTGGCTTTATGGTAACACTTGGCCTTTACAGCCTTGCGGGTATTATTATCAATAACGCCATTGTATTAATCGACCGCATTGCAATTGAACAAGCTGAAGGTAAAAGCGAGTATCAAGCCATTATTGATGCATGCTTAACACGCCTTCGCCCAATTGCGATGACCACCATCACTACCATGATGGGATTACTGCCACTTATTATTGGTAAAGATCCGCTGTTTTACGGTATGGCCTGTGTAATTGCCTTTGGTTTAGGCGTAGGCACGGTTTTAACCTTAGGCGTGGTACCCGCACTTTATGCTGGGTTCTACCGCGTTAAAAAGTAG
- a CDS encoding alpha/beta hydrolase family esterase, with product MRKITKIAVLASCLISGCGGSSKTTTPVSENNTNGPSLCAGQAIPDGAACVGVDGRQNLIFGDTSKEYKGLIITLHGAPGYMAKVAGIFDANMLEEKGYLVISPNGNGSAWQWDSNTDANISDDSNYIANLIDYAHANYTIEGDKARIFGYSAGGFMAYTLACHIPEKLVGIVALAGQYRGDFAACTTTTAVAIHHLHSPTDMEVPVKGRASGNIKSVEDTINHWLSINGCAVQFEQITHPAVTTNSSGTVTNNWQQCATPVASSKLFSVPHESDYLSDALFEIYQSSMALEN from the coding sequence ATGAGAAAAATTACAAAAATCGCTGTGCTAGCAAGTTGCTTAATTTCGGGTTGTGGTGGCAGTAGTAAAACAACAACACCTGTTAGTGAAAATAACACAAATGGTCCAAGTTTATGTGCTGGACAAGCTATTCCTGATGGTGCAGCATGTGTTGGTGTCGATGGCCGCCAGAATTTAATCTTTGGCGATACGAGCAAAGAATACAAAGGGCTAATTATTACCTTACATGGTGCACCGGGATATATGGCAAAAGTAGCCGGTATTTTTGATGCAAACATGCTTGAAGAAAAAGGGTACTTAGTCATTAGTCCAAATGGCAATGGCAGCGCATGGCAGTGGGATAGTAATACAGATGCTAACATCAGTGATGATAGCAATTACATCGCCAATTTAATTGATTACGCACATGCCAATTATACAATTGAAGGCGATAAAGCACGTATTTTCGGTTATTCCGCTGGTGGTTTTATGGCTTATACCTTAGCGTGTCACATTCCTGAAAAGTTGGTTGGTATTGTTGCATTAGCGGGGCAATATCGTGGTGATTTTGCTGCATGCACAACCACCACAGCAGTAGCAATTCATCATCTACATAGCCCAACAGATATGGAAGTGCCGGTTAAAGGCCGCGCCAGTGGCAACATTAAAAGTGTAGAGGATACGATTAATCACTGGCTCAGTATTAACGGTTGTGCCGTGCAATTTGAACAAATAACTCACCCTGCGGTCACTACTAACAGCAGTGGTACCGTTACCAATAATTGGCAACAGTGCGCGACACCTGTAGCATCCTCTAAGTTGTTTTCTGTGCCTCATGAATCAGATTATTTATCAGATGCGCTTTTCGAAATCTACCAATCAAGTATGGCATTGGAGAACTAA
- a CDS encoding winged helix-turn-helix domain-containing protein — translation MIEGSFSFDAIQVNTQKNTLTINGKVTECEPKLFELLIFFCRNSQRALSRDELIEHVWQGRVVSDAAVNRAISQLRKLIEPEPTKPIYIVTVSKVGYRFAVTPSALTLTSPENEVKQSPATRKTKWLIGLIAMTVLIILSVVTLLSKTNHQLKLTNRHVLTEQLGMTFNPYFDETSQTLYALHKSNNAAISKVVKLEQNGSLTPLVNDNFYYTDVVANGDFLYLARLSNLTERQCNMVKFNLVTRQLTQLLSCGTSVVTNMALDSNNRLVYAYRESASAPYKLMAFNTRTARQQQLSFPDNSGNSLGHRIFAISDNQLAYINYDSNKPDSLVIKTLNDSKPLFEVPLIDHVQSLSWFNDILLISAKDGLYQFNREQRTLTQLDYSDTFNRIFASKDVLFAEHYAVISNLYHITDNQAPQAITKRQASILQFAPSPINDQLVYVESLNGKLSIKLADKHTSKTLRFDKTIEYVGNIAWSFDATALVANINDQIYRYDIAKSQWQKINHTFNTIHFVGFNAENQVFVSAEQNQEWNIWQLDSASSQAKQITFNGGYSFYFSESTLYYSKFSQDGLFARAFLTNEERVLVKDFALLQWRDWQYVNNSIVYRTSLGYKRLNLASKQTTSISSLAKYGRNLCRQSNVNQQFFCALLDNQISQIWQIDISENAH, via the coding sequence ATGATAGAAGGTTCATTTAGCTTCGATGCTATTCAAGTTAATACGCAAAAAAATACCCTAACCATCAATGGAAAGGTGACTGAATGCGAGCCGAAGTTATTTGAGTTACTGATTTTTTTCTGCCGTAACAGCCAACGAGCCTTATCGCGCGACGAACTAATTGAACATGTTTGGCAAGGCCGAGTGGTAAGTGATGCTGCTGTCAATCGCGCGATTAGTCAGCTCAGAAAATTAATTGAGCCTGAACCCACAAAACCGATTTATATTGTAACGGTAAGCAAAGTGGGATATCGCTTTGCGGTCACACCCAGTGCATTAACTTTAACTTCACCCGAAAATGAAGTTAAGCAATCCCCAGCTACACGTAAAACTAAGTGGCTAATTGGCTTAATTGCGATGACCGTGCTTATCATTTTATCGGTGGTTACTTTATTAAGTAAAACTAATCACCAGCTCAAATTAACGAATCGTCACGTGCTTACTGAACAACTAGGCATGACGTTTAACCCTTATTTTGACGAGACTTCACAAACACTTTATGCCCTGCATAAAAGCAATAATGCTGCAATCAGTAAGGTAGTGAAACTAGAACAAAACGGCAGCTTAACGCCCCTTGTAAACGATAATTTCTATTACACCGATGTAGTTGCAAACGGCGATTTTCTATATTTGGCAAGGCTTTCTAATTTAACTGAACGACAATGCAACATGGTTAAATTTAATTTAGTTACGCGGCAACTAACTCAATTACTTTCGTGCGGTACCAGCGTTGTGACCAATATGGCGCTCGATAGCAATAATCGCTTAGTTTATGCCTATCGAGAAAGTGCCTCGGCACCTTATAAATTAATGGCCTTTAATACTCGTACCGCTCGTCAGCAACAGCTGAGCTTTCCCGACAATAGCGGAAACAGTTTGGGGCACCGCATATTTGCTATCAGTGATAATCAGCTTGCCTACATAAATTACGATTCAAATAAACCCGATAGTTTAGTGATTAAAACGCTAAATGATTCTAAGCCACTCTTTGAAGTACCCTTAATTGATCACGTGCAATCCTTAAGCTGGTTTAATGATATTCTGCTTATTTCTGCAAAAGATGGGCTGTATCAGTTTAATCGCGAGCAACGCACACTAACCCAGCTAGACTACTCTGATACCTTTAACCGAATTTTTGCCAGTAAAGACGTGCTGTTTGCCGAGCACTACGCCGTAATCTCAAACCTTTATCACATTACCGATAATCAAGCGCCTCAAGCTATTACTAAACGCCAAGCCAGCATTTTACAATTTGCACCATCTCCTATTAACGACCAACTGGTTTACGTTGAATCACTTAACGGTAAGTTGAGCATAAAACTGGCTGACAAACACACCAGCAAAACACTTAGGTTTGACAAGACCATTGAGTATGTCGGTAATATCGCATGGTCATTTGATGCAACTGCGCTTGTTGCCAATATTAACGATCAAATTTATCGCTACGATATAGCAAAATCACAGTGGCAAAAAATAAATCACACATTTAATACGATTCACTTTGTTGGTTTTAATGCTGAGAACCAAGTGTTTGTGAGTGCGGAGCAAAATCAAGAATGGAATATATGGCAACTCGATTCGGCATCAAGCCAAGCTAAACAAATTACCTTTAATGGCGGCTACAGTTTCTACTTTTCTGAAAGTACCCTTTATTACAGTAAATTTAGTCAAGATGGCTTGTTTGCACGTGCTTTTTTAACAAATGAGGAAAGGGTGTTAGTTAAAGATTTTGCGCTATTACAGTGGCGCGATTGGCAGTATGTGAACAACAGCATTGTTTATCGCACTAGCCTTGGTTATAAACGGCTAAATTTAGCCTCAAAGCAAACGACTAGCATCAGCTCATTGGCAAAATATGGTCGTAATTTATGTCGTCAGTCTAACGTAAATCAGCAATTTTTTTGTGCATTACTGGATAACCAAATCAGCCAAATTTGGCAGATTGATATCAGTGAAAACGCGCACTAA